A genomic window from Sulfurospirillum multivorans DSM 12446 includes:
- the ldhH gene encoding L-lactate dehydrogenase (quinone) large subunit LdhH: protein MKADMSASIHKALENQNLAGILDRWNYPATRAKAFEGVDFEALRSKIAGIKGDAAGRLDELANTFKKNAEANGIKVFRASSAEAARQYIANLCKEKGVKKIVKSKSMATEEIHLNHFLDEFGIQSDETDLGEWICQLAHQTPSHMVMPALHLTKEEISDLFAEETKQPLDNDIQKLVKVARAAIREKFFEADMGISGANIAIAETGSIVICTNEGNARLVTTLPKVHVALVGLEKLVPNYTDAAPILAALPRNATSQLLTSYVSFISAPTQNDDGSMKEVHIVLMDNNRIKMAEDPKFKEALQCIRCAACLNVCPVYRLVTGHVFGDIYTGGIGTILTAWFNELKSAEDIQALCIGCDKCKEICPGKIDIPGLILEIRRRAATKEGLPFIYKSALQVINNRKVFHTMLRTASVLQKPFVKEGFIRHLPMFLSGLSEYRSLPSVAAVPFRDIFKTIKQPKCTEKAAFYAGCALDFVYPDAGVAIVKILNKAGIEVLFPEEQSCCGIPHWGSGSFDMAADAAERNILPLLEGNPEYVVVSCASCTTALKKEWAKILKEQNREALIPAANKVAAKTYMFTELVDKLIKEKRLTPKEGIELHTLTYHDSCHAKRHVGISKEPRDALSAAGYEIKEMNECDTCCGMGGSYTIKQPEISMQMLKRKLENIEATGAEFVSAECPGCLIQLRGGLDKSGSKVKAIHPAELMVDKFK, encoded by the coding sequence ATGAAAGCAGATATGTCAGCATCCATCCACAAAGCCCTTGAAAATCAAAATCTTGCAGGTATTTTAGATAGATGGAATTACCCCGCAACGAGAGCGAAAGCATTTGAAGGTGTCGATTTTGAAGCACTGCGTTCTAAAATCGCAGGCATTAAAGGTGACGCGGCAGGTCGTCTTGATGAACTTGCCAATACTTTTAAGAAAAATGCAGAAGCCAATGGCATTAAAGTGTTTCGTGCTAGCAGTGCTGAAGCAGCAAGGCAATACATTGCCAATCTGTGCAAAGAAAAAGGTGTCAAAAAAATCGTAAAATCAAAGTCTATGGCAACTGAAGAGATCCATCTTAACCATTTTCTTGATGAATTTGGTATTCAATCGGATGAAACTGATTTGGGTGAGTGGATCTGCCAACTCGCACACCAAACGCCTTCGCACATGGTTATGCCAGCACTTCACTTAACGAAAGAAGAGATTTCAGACCTTTTTGCTGAAGAGACCAAACAACCGCTTGATAATGACATCCAAAAACTGGTTAAAGTGGCAAGAGCGGCGATAAGAGAGAAATTTTTTGAAGCCGATATGGGCATTTCAGGTGCGAACATCGCCATCGCAGAGACTGGCTCCATCGTCATCTGTACCAATGAAGGTAATGCCCGTTTGGTGACGACACTTCCAAAAGTACATGTTGCCTTAGTGGGTCTTGAAAAACTCGTTCCTAACTACACTGACGCGGCACCTATCTTAGCCGCCCTTCCTAGAAATGCAACCAGTCAACTTTTAACCAGTTATGTATCCTTTATCTCTGCACCTACTCAAAACGATGATGGCTCGATGAAAGAGGTGCATATCGTTTTAATGGACAACAACCGTATAAAGATGGCAGAAGATCCAAAATTTAAAGAAGCGCTTCAGTGCATTCGCTGTGCCGCCTGTTTGAATGTGTGTCCTGTGTATCGTCTGGTAACGGGACATGTTTTTGGTGACATCTATACTGGTGGTATCGGTACGATTTTAACGGCATGGTTTAATGAACTCAAATCCGCTGAAGACATTCAAGCCTTGTGCATCGGATGTGATAAATGTAAAGAGATATGCCCTGGTAAAATTGATATTCCAGGCCTCATCTTAGAGATTCGTCGTCGTGCCGCTACAAAAGAGGGTTTGCCATTTATCTATAAAAGTGCGCTTCAAGTTATTAACAACCGCAAAGTTTTCCACACGATGCTTCGCACGGCTTCTGTGTTGCAAAAGCCTTTCGTGAAAGAAGGATTTATCAGGCATTTACCTATGTTCCTCTCAGGTTTGTCTGAGTATCGAAGTTTACCTTCTGTGGCAGCTGTGCCATTTCGTGATATTTTTAAAACCATCAAGCAACCAAAATGTACTGAAAAGGCGGCATTTTATGCTGGCTGTGCGCTTGATTTTGTTTACCCCGATGCAGGCGTGGCGATTGTTAAGATTTTAAACAAAGCGGGCATTGAAGTGCTTTTTCCTGAGGAGCAGTCATGTTGTGGTATTCCTCATTGGGGAAGTGGTTCGTTTGACATGGCAGCAGACGCCGCGGAACGCAATATCTTACCTCTTTTAGAGGGCAATCCTGAGTATGTTGTGGTCAGTTGTGCGAGTTGTACGACCGCTTTGAAAAAAGAGTGGGCGAAGATACTCAAAGAACAAAATAGAGAAGCATTAATCCCTGCTGCGAATAAAGTCGCGGCTAAAACCTATATGTTCACCGAGTTGGTCGATAAACTTATTAAAGAAAAACGTCTGACACCTAAAGAGGGCATAGAGCTTCATACTTTGACTTACCATGATTCGTGTCATGCTAAACGCCATGTGGGCATTTCTAAAGAGCCAAGAGATGCGCTTAGTGCCGCTGGATATGAAATCAAAGAGATGAATGAGTGCGATACTTGTTGTGGCATGGGTGGTTCTTATACCATTAAACAACCTGAGATTTCGATGCAAATGCTTAAGCGAAAGCTTGAAAACATTGAAGCAACGGGTGCAGAATTTGTCTCCGCTGAGTGTCCAGGCTGTTTGATTCAATTACGAGGCGGTTTGGATAAGTCAGGCTCAAAAGTCAAGGCGATTCATCCTGCAGAATTGATGGTCGATAAGTTCAAATAA
- a CDS encoding aminotransferase class I/II-fold pyridoxal phosphate-dependent enzyme, which translates to MRCEKMSSFIVMDIVKEAEKFEDCIHFEIGQPDLPPSPKVKQALHVSIDNNKFSYTQSHGLVELREKIAQHYQTTYGVSIDIDQIFLTPGTSGAFMIAYALTLKHGSTLGLSDPSYPCYKNFAYLMDIEPLFMPIGKEDDFELHVKHLEPHKLDALQISSPANPTGNIYKSENFKALIEYCEKEKIAFISDELYHGLTYEDKADTALQYGKNVFVINGFSKYYCMPGQRLGWVIVPKEQIRHAEIVAQNLFISAPTLSQYGALEAFDDAYLATIKQEFKARRDFLYAELSTLFDIDAKPDGAFYLWANISKYSNDSFAFAKELLDTLHVATTPGIDFGSNGTEHYLRFAYTRSIEHMREGVERLRNYLYTRKSL; encoded by the coding sequence ATGCGTTGTGAAAAAATGAGCTCTTTTATCGTCATGGACATCGTAAAAGAGGCTGAGAAATTTGAAGATTGTATCCATTTTGAGATAGGTCAACCTGACCTTCCGCCCTCGCCTAAAGTTAAACAAGCCTTACATGTAAGCATTGATAACAACAAATTTTCCTACACCCAAAGTCATGGGTTGGTGGAACTGCGAGAAAAAATCGCCCAGCATTATCAAACGACTTATGGCGTATCTATAGACATCGACCAGATTTTCCTCACGCCTGGAACCAGTGGCGCATTTATGATAGCCTATGCTCTCACACTCAAACACGGTTCAACCTTGGGACTAAGCGACCCTTCCTATCCATGTTATAAAAACTTTGCTTACCTTATGGACATCGAGCCTTTGTTTATGCCTATTGGAAAAGAGGATGATTTTGAGTTACATGTAAAGCATTTGGAGCCTCATAAACTAGACGCTTTGCAGATTTCATCGCCTGCCAATCCCACGGGCAATATCTATAAAAGTGAGAATTTTAAAGCCTTAATCGAGTATTGTGAAAAAGAAAAAATCGCTTTTATCTCTGATGAACTCTACCACGGACTCACCTACGAAGACAAAGCCGACACCGCTTTACAATATGGCAAAAATGTCTTCGTCATCAATGGCTTTTCAAAATACTACTGTATGCCAGGTCAACGACTAGGTTGGGTCATCGTTCCCAAGGAGCAAATCCGCCACGCCGAAATCGTCGCCCAAAACCTCTTCATCTCTGCCCCGACACTCAGCCAATATGGCGCATTAGAAGCTTTTGATGATGCGTATCTAGCCACCATCAAACAAGAGTTCAAAGCCAGACGAGACTTTTTGTATGCTGAACTCTCCACACTTTTTGACATAGATGCCAAACCAGATGGCGCATTTTACCTTTGGGCAAATATCTCAAAATACAGCAACGACAGTTTTGCCTTTGCCAAAGAGCTTTTAGACACTTTACATGTAGCCACCACTCCAGGCATTGACTTTGGAAGCAATGGAACAGAACACTATTTGAGATTTGCATATACGAGGAGTATAGAGCATATGCGTGAGGGAGTTGAGAGACTTAGGAATTATTTATACACAAGGAAGAGCCTTTAG
- a CDS encoding HlyD family secretion protein gives MEKLYRSYLRTLVQKSDTILKRPLRGNPMKFKTFVVLIVLGLAFSGFTFFDKQEKPIFSGQIETKDSYLGSKTGGRVEKILKQEGDVVKLGEEIIAFDSKEQHLKVELYKAKLEQAKVNVLKMKTGYQKEDIAIAKADVNTKNAALENARKNYERYEKLLKDKATTPQEYEERKNIFLQAKAQFEASQKKFELYTNGYRVEDISMANEVLNEAQANYALALLELDEAKIVATSTGKIEKISVRMGDLVSKNQPIIQVSEESQKYAKFYIPETKLHMVSVGQKVEIKIDGSDKKYGGEVYFIAQNAEFTPKNISTKDERQNLLFAIKAKVNDEVLKSGLFVEVTLP, from the coding sequence TTGGAAAAATTATATCGAAGTTATCTTAGAACTTTGGTTCAAAAAAGTGATACAATTTTAAAGAGACCTTTGAGAGGAAATCCGATGAAATTCAAAACCTTTGTTGTTCTTATCGTGTTGGGGTTAGCCTTTTCTGGCTTTACTTTTTTTGATAAACAAGAAAAACCTATATTTAGTGGGCAAATTGAGACAAAAGATAGTTATCTTGGCTCAAAAACTGGAGGAAGAGTAGAAAAGATTTTAAAACAAGAGGGTGATGTTGTAAAGCTTGGAGAAGAAATTATCGCTTTTGATAGCAAAGAGCAGCATTTAAAAGTTGAACTTTACAAGGCAAAATTAGAACAAGCAAAAGTCAATGTTTTAAAGATGAAAACAGGCTATCAAAAAGAAGATATTGCCATAGCCAAAGCAGATGTCAATACCAAAAATGCTGCTTTGGAAAATGCCCGCAAAAATTATGAAAGATATGAAAAACTCCTTAAAGACAAAGCCACTACGCCTCAAGAATATGAAGAGCGAAAAAATATTTTTCTACAAGCCAAAGCACAATTTGAAGCAAGTCAAAAGAAATTTGAGTTGTACACCAATGGTTATAGGGTGGAAGATATCAGTATGGCTAATGAAGTTTTGAATGAGGCGCAAGCCAATTATGCGTTGGCTCTTTTGGAATTGGATGAAGCAAAAATAGTGGCTACAAGTACGGGTAAAATTGAAAAAATTTCTGTACGGATGGGAGATTTGGTTTCCAAAAATCAACCCATTATCCAAGTGAGTGAAGAGAGTCAGAAATATGCAAAATTTTACATACCTGAAACTAAGTTGCACATGGTGTCGGTTGGGCAAAAGGTTGAGATAAAGATAGATGGGAGTGATAAAAAATATGGTGGAGAAGTCTATTTTATCGCCCAAAATGCTGAATTTACACCTAAAAATATCTCTACAAAAGATGAACGACAAAATTTACTTTTTGCGATTAAAGCAAAGGTCAATGATGAAGTTTTAAAAAGTGGTCTTTTTGTGGAAGTTACTCTGCCATGA
- a CDS encoding ABC transporter ATP-binding protein, with protein MSVIETHDLTKTFDTFKAVDGLTIEVKEGEIYGFLGPNGSGKTTVIKMLCGLLIPSGGKASVLGFDTVKDGEAIRQNVGYMSQKFSLYEDLTVFENMHFYGSIYGLIPDVLEKRIDFLLEKLNLVLYKERLAGNLSGGWKQRLAFACAIIHEPKVLFLDEPTAGIDPVARRELWDIFFEYAANGITFFVTTHYMDEAERCGSLGYIYRGKLIANGTLLELRNHPSVKVDGYIRMEINATPIAKALEILKKCDFMQEATIFGRGVHVLCQREVKKEQIVALLEKSGVVCEEIREIESSLEDVFVALTKKENEQ; from the coding sequence ATGAGCGTTATCGAAACCCACGATTTAACGAAAACTTTTGATACATTTAAGGCAGTTGATGGTCTAACGATTGAGGTTAAAGAAGGCGAGATTTATGGATTTTTAGGGCCTAATGGCTCAGGTAAAACAACGGTTATCAAGATGTTATGTGGGCTATTGATTCCAAGCGGAGGCAAGGCTAGCGTTTTGGGGTTTGATACGGTCAAAGATGGTGAAGCGATACGGCAAAATGTGGGTTATATGTCGCAAAAATTTAGCCTTTATGAAGATTTGACGGTTTTTGAAAATATGCATTTTTATGGCTCTATTTATGGGTTAATTCCAGATGTTTTGGAAAAAAGAATAGATTTTTTACTCGAAAAATTAAACCTTGTTTTGTATAAAGAGCGCTTAGCTGGCAATTTAAGTGGTGGGTGGAAACAGAGATTAGCATTTGCGTGCGCCATTATCCATGAGCCAAAAGTACTTTTTTTGGATGAACCAACAGCAGGCATTGACCCTGTGGCAAGGCGAGAGTTATGGGATATATTTTTTGAATATGCCGCAAATGGCATTACTTTTTTTGTGACGACGCATTACATGGATGAAGCAGAGCGATGTGGGAGTTTGGGGTATATTTACCGAGGAAAACTTATCGCCAATGGAACGCTTTTAGAACTAAGAAACCATCCGAGTGTTAAGGTTGATGGCTATATCCGAATGGAGATTAATGCCACTCCCATTGCCAAAGCACTTGAGATATTGAAAAAATGTGACTTTATGCAAGAGGCGACCATTTTTGGGCGAGGGGTACATGTTTTGTGTCAACGCGAAGTCAAAAAAGAGCAGATTGTTGCACTCCTTGAGAAAAGTGGTGTCGTTTGTGAAGAGATAAGAGAGATAGAGTCCTCCCTTGAAGATGTTTTTGTGGCTTTGACCAAAAAGGAAAATGAACAATGA
- a CDS encoding ABC transporter permease, with translation MIRGFKAIFYKESKQISRDRGTLIFIFLIPIMQLLIFGYAINTTVSDIKTATLNLDRSQKSSELLWAFDNSGYFKVVKEVSSKEELVRDIVKGDIKVGIVIPENYSREIFAGRSGSLLVMIDGSDSSVASQAQQAASLIGFNLNLNMQNIEVPPKSIDVRTQMLFNPDSKTANFMVPGLIAVILNITTVILTSLSIVKEKERGTLEQIFVTPVEPLGLILGKIAPFNIIAFVQVIVVLLLMRFLFGVPISGSIILLLAMSLVYIFCMLGLGMLISTKAENQMQAIQYAFLTMLPAILLSGFMFPREGMPFIIYLVSYIVPATYFIDIMRGIVLRGADFFDVIENFLALLGLGILFITIAVKRFKKSL, from the coding sequence ATGATACGAGGTTTTAAAGCCATTTTTTATAAAGAGAGTAAGCAGATAAGCCGTGATAGAGGAACGCTTATCTTTATTTTTTTGATTCCTATTATGCAACTTTTGATTTTTGGTTATGCGATTAACACCACTGTCAGTGACATCAAAACAGCAACACTCAATCTGGATAGAAGTCAAAAAAGTAGTGAACTTTTATGGGCTTTTGATAACAGTGGTTATTTTAAAGTTGTCAAAGAGGTGAGTAGCAAAGAAGAGTTGGTTCGTGACATCGTTAAGGGTGACATCAAAGTGGGGATTGTTATTCCTGAGAATTATTCGAGAGAAATTTTTGCAGGAAGAAGCGGAAGTTTACTCGTCATGATAGATGGAAGTGATTCTAGTGTCGCTTCACAAGCACAACAAGCGGCTTCTTTGATAGGATTCAATCTCAATCTTAACATGCAAAATATAGAAGTGCCACCAAAAAGCATTGATGTGCGAACACAAATGCTTTTTAATCCAGACTCTAAAACGGCTAATTTTATGGTTCCAGGACTCATCGCAGTTATCCTCAATATTACCACCGTTATTTTAACTTCACTTTCCATCGTCAAAGAAAAAGAGAGAGGCACACTTGAGCAGATATTTGTGACTCCCGTTGAGCCATTAGGGTTGATACTGGGAAAAATTGCTCCTTTTAATATCATCGCTTTTGTTCAAGTCATCGTCGTACTTTTACTCATGCGATTTTTATTTGGAGTGCCAATATCTGGGAGCATTATTTTACTTTTGGCGATGAGCTTAGTGTATATCTTTTGTATGTTAGGTCTTGGCATGTTGATTTCTACGAAAGCAGAAAATCAGATGCAAGCGATTCAATACGCTTTTTTAACGATGCTTCCTGCTATTTTACTTTCTGGTTTTATGTTTCCACGAGAAGGTATGCCCTTTATTATTTATCTGGTGAGTTACATTGTTCCTGCAACCTATTTTATCGACATCATGCGCGGCATTGTTTTGCGAGGGGCTGATTTTTTTGATGTTATTGAGAATTTTCTAGCCCTTTTGGGGCTAGGTATCCTTTTTATAACGATTGCCGTCAAACGGTTTAAAAAGAGCCTTTAA
- a CDS encoding antitoxin: MTSTAKLFQNGQSQAIRLPKEYRFEHQQEVIIKKIDGAILIFPKNDKSVWEKMFDTLGNFSDDFLAQRRQPTQEREELF; the protein is encoded by the coding sequence ATGACTTCTACAGCAAAACTATTTCAAAATGGTCAAAGTCAAGCTATACGCCTTCCCAAGGAGTATCGGTTTGAACATCAACAAGAGGTTATCATCAAAAAAATAGATGGTGCCATTTTGATATTCCCTAAAAACGATAAAAGTGTTTGGGAAAAAATGTTCGATACTCTGGGTAACTTTTCAGATGACTTTCTAGCGCAAAGAAGACAACCAACACAAGAGCGAGAGGAGCTGTTTTGA
- the vapC gene encoding type II toxin-antitoxin system tRNA(fMet)-specific endonuclease VapC has translation MLDTNICIYIIKNKPQSVLDELKKCNVGDIILSSITVSELIYGAHKSQFVEKNLKAIEHFLIPFDVAEYDYKAALEYGKLRASLEKKGQPIGSLDMLIAAHAKSLDMVLVTNNMKEFERVEGLNVENWVR, from the coding sequence ATGCTCGATACCAACATCTGTATCTATATCATTAAAAACAAACCTCAAAGTGTCTTAGACGAGCTCAAAAAATGCAATGTAGGCGACATCATCCTCTCTTCTATCACGGTTTCTGAGTTGATTTATGGAGCGCATAAAAGTCAATTTGTCGAAAAAAACCTCAAAGCCATTGAACATTTCCTCATCCCTTTTGATGTCGCTGAGTATGATTATAAAGCAGCTTTGGAGTATGGAAAACTAAGGGCAAGTTTAGAAAAAAAAGGACAACCCATCGGTTCTTTAGATATGCTCATCGCCGCCCATGCAAAATCACTTGATATGGTGCTCGTGACCAATAATATGAAAGAGTTTGAGAGGGTTGAGGGGTTGAATGTTGAGAATTGGGTGCGTTGA
- a CDS encoding tRNA(His) guanylyltransferase Thg1 family protein, protein MENDILTSLDKKFKAIEEKSQTMLSIPENYFLVVRLDGFHATKKYIKDSLENKEFRGNFSNAINFTTGGLNTFLESRLPKNFICAFSANDEVSIIINASLEEKAERRLFKICTLLSSVLSINFKPIGVKKEKVFFDARPLLLENIDEVHTYLKYRYLLNIRYGYWKVLRLKNNSFPDIDVNHDDIKCNLDNAKNLVIQKKLKSDFNIFEQNLIFHYPKYIDDKRKIHTSVFNINTYKKLL, encoded by the coding sequence TTGGAGAATGATATACTCACTTCGTTAGATAAAAAATTTAAAGCTATCGAAGAAAAGTCACAAACAATGCTATCAATTCCTGAAAATTACTTTTTAGTGGTCAGACTCGATGGTTTTCATGCCACAAAAAAGTATATTAAAGATTCACTTGAAAATAAAGAATTTAGAGGTAATTTTTCTAATGCGATTAATTTTACAACAGGAGGATTGAACACTTTTCTAGAATCAAGGCTACCTAAAAATTTTATCTGTGCATTTTCTGCTAATGATGAAGTTAGCATTATTATAAACGCATCACTTGAAGAAAAAGCGGAAAGAAGATTATTTAAAATTTGTACTCTTTTAAGTTCTGTATTGTCCATAAATTTTAAGCCTATTGGTGTAAAAAAAGAAAAGGTTTTTTTTGATGCTAGACCACTTTTATTAGAAAATATTGATGAAGTACATACTTATTTAAAATATCGCTACTTACTAAACATTCGATATGGCTATTGGAAAGTACTTAGATTAAAAAACAATTCTTTTCCAGATATTGATGTAAATCATGATGACATAAAATGTAATCTCGACAATGCCAAAAACCTTGTCATTCAAAAGAAGTTAAAAAGTGATTTCAATATCTTTGAGCAAAATTTAATTTTTCATTATCCAAAATACATAGACGATAAAAGAAAAATTCACACAAGTGTTTTTAATATTAACACCTATAAAAAGCTACTTTAA
- a CDS encoding helix-turn-helix domain-containing protein, which translates to MDLKEFGTHIAQLRKEKKISQAQLAHDLNISRATISSLENGINSNIGIKTVLNILDYLGYELTCKEKSPFPTFEELKEERARELQK; encoded by the coding sequence ATGGACTTAAAAGAATTTGGCACTCACATAGCACAACTTCGTAAAGAGAAAAAAATATCGCAGGCTCAACTTGCTCACGACCTTAATATCTCACGCGCTACCATCAGCTCTCTTGAAAATGGAATTAACTCTAATATCGGCATAAAAACCGTACTCAACATCCTTGACTACTTGGGGTATGAGCTTACATGTAAAGAAAAATCGCCCTTCCCTACTTTTGAGGAGTTAAAAGAGGAAAGAGCGCGTGAGCTACAAAAATAA
- a CDS encoding aldo/keto reductase, protein MHHSYATPEATYRFAKQFSHYKDFYARHDGLIFSKLGFGTFKKEPYKEENYIFDYKDALRTAIKSGINLIDTAINYRYQESEKEIGEVLAELIEKDEVKREELIVCSKGGFIPLCFPFPPNPYLWIDEHIVQKGLATLEDIELDQHCMTTDFLRYSLQQSLKNLQLECLDIYFLHNPETQLTKIGKSAFFEKLEAVFTLFETLVSENKIKSYGVAVWNALTYEEDNAEHINLEALFDVARKVGGQNHHFKYIQLPFNIAKTNAYSVANQKMSDGNYYTPLQVAHKLGLGVIGSSSLLQMHLFQKPFKPEVGYLLDSKMELQSDVQLALQFVRSSRGFISSLFSSTKSEHVIENGKIASINAVSSAKYNLLFKVEKST, encoded by the coding sequence ATGCACCATTCTTATGCCACTCCTGAGGCTACTTACCGTTTTGCGAAGCAATTTTCACATTATAAAGATTTTTATGCAAGGCATGATGGGTTGATATTTTCCAAGTTGGGTTTTGGAACTTTTAAGAAAGAGCCTTATAAAGAAGAAAATTATATTTTTGATTATAAAGATGCGTTACGAACTGCTATCAAAAGTGGTATCAACCTCATCGATACAGCCATCAACTATCGCTACCAAGAGAGTGAAAAAGAGATAGGCGAAGTCTTAGCGGAGTTGATAGAAAAAGATGAAGTGAAACGCGAAGAGCTGATAGTGTGTTCCAAGGGCGGATTTATCCCTTTGTGTTTTCCTTTTCCTCCCAATCCTTACCTATGGATAGATGAGCATATCGTTCAAAAAGGGTTGGCGACTTTGGAAGACATTGAGCTTGACCAACACTGTATGACAACCGATTTTTTAAGGTATTCGCTTCAACAATCTTTGAAAAATTTACAACTTGAATGTTTAGATATATACTTTTTGCACAATCCCGAAACGCAACTGACCAAGATAGGGAAAAGTGCATTTTTTGAAAAACTTGAAGCGGTTTTTACGCTTTTTGAAACATTGGTGAGCGAAAATAAAATCAAGTCTTATGGTGTAGCGGTTTGGAACGCATTGACTTACGAAGAAGACAATGCTGAGCATATCAACCTTGAAGCTCTTTTTGATGTGGCGCGAAAAGTGGGTGGGCAAAATCACCACTTTAAGTACATCCAACTCCCTTTTAATATCGCTAAAACCAATGCGTACAGCGTGGCTAATCAAAAAATGTCTGATGGAAATTACTACACCCCACTGCAAGTAGCCCATAAATTAGGGCTTGGTGTCATTGGAAGTTCTTCATTATTGCAAATGCACCTTTTCCAAAAACCTTTTAAGCCTGAAGTGGGGTATCTTTTGGATAGCAAGATGGAGCTTCAAAGCGATGTTCAACTTGCCCTTCAGTTTGTGCGCTCATCTAGGGGATTTATTAGCTCTTTATTTAGTTCAACCAAGAGTGAACATGTGATAGAAAATGGTAAAATTGCGTCCATAAATGCGGTCAGTAGTGCAAAATACAATCTTCTTTTTAAGGTGGAAAAATCAACATGA